The Dehalococcoidia bacterium region TTCCAGCGGAACGGGGACCTATCATCAAGGCCACAATCTTCCAACCGTAAAATTCTACTTTAGGCATAGCGGATTATTTTTAATAAAAATCATTACTATTAGTCGTTAGCTTGGGTTAAATGGAACCTAACATAAGAGTAACTTAGATTAATGCAAACTGCAGTGAGAAAGCGTTTAGAGTTTTTATCAGTTCTAAAGCAACACAACTACCGTCGTTACTGGATAGGTCTTGTAACAAGCGTTACGTCACATCAGGCATTAATCACTGCTCAAGGATGGCTTGTATATGACATTACTGGTGAAGAACTAGCTTTAGGATTAGTTGCTGCAGCTCAAGCCATACCTGCAATTGCTTTTAATTTATTCGGTGGGGCTTTGGCAGACCGTTATGATCCTCGGAAACTGATTATGATGGGATCCGGTTCCGCGTTTTTGGTAATTTTCTTACTGGCTGTGCTGGTACTAACCGGATTGGTAGAAATATGGCATATCATCATCTCCGCATTTTTCATTGGCATCGCAACTTCATTAGATCAGCCCGCTAGAAGGGTGGTTTGGCCTGCTTTAATTCGACGCGATCAATTTCTTTACGCAAGTGCCCTCAACCAAGCAGTTTGGAATGGAACGCGAATATTCGCACCTATGGTAGCTGCGGGACCAATAGCAATAATTGGTGCATTGACGGGTAATTACCAAATAGGAGCATCCGTAGCTTTATTCTTCATCGCAACAGGCTTTGCTGCAATGGCAATAATTATACAAACGATTAAGTTACCAGACTTAAAGCGTGCGTCAGGAGAAACCGTGATACACGATATCGTTGACGGCCTACGATTTGTAGCAACTCACAATATCTTTTTTATTCTGCTGGGTATGAGTTTTGCCATAGGATATTTTGGGCTTTCATATCAATGGCTTCTTCCCGCATTTGCAGCAGATGTACTTAATTTAGGCCCCGAAGGCTTAGGGCTTCTCTACACTGTGAATGGAGCTGG contains the following coding sequences:
- a CDS encoding MFS transporter, translating into MQTAVRKRLEFLSVLKQHNYRRYWIGLVTSVTSHQALITAQGWLVYDITGEELALGLVAAAQAIPAIAFNLFGGALADRYDPRKLIMMGSGSAFLVIFLLAVLVLTGLVEIWHIIISAFFIGIATSLDQPARRVVWPALIRRDQFLYASALNQAVWNGTRIFAPMVAAGPIAIIGALTGNYQIGASVALFFIATGFAAMAIIIQTIKLPDLKRASGETVIHDIVDGLRFVATHNIFFILLGMSFAIGYFGLSYQWLLPAFAADVLNLGPEGLGLLYTVNGAGGLIGIFLAASYGQYQSKAMMLGLGSGFLGVSVLAFGINGIMQWYWLALASAAISGCLYSIFQTASNTLLNLLVPTEYRGRVMGLRGVMWSLAPLGALQAGLVASLTNVSVAISIGGAVVILMTILVFFLSQQIRSIHTLVEKANIRESQS